In a genomic window of Flavobacterium sp. KACC 22761:
- the lpdA gene encoding dihydrolipoyl dehydrogenase, translating into MSSFDVVIIGSGPGGYVSAIRCAQLGFKTAIVEKYNSLGGTCLNVGCIPSKALLSSSHHYSEIAHFADHGIEVSGDVKINLEKMIARKQAVVDQTVGGINYLMDKNKITVFNGLGSFVDATHIAIAKADGTSETIEAKYTVIATGSKPSSLPFIKIDKERIITSTEALALKEVPKHLVIIGGGVIGIELGQVYLRLGAQVSVVEFMDRIIPGMDGALSKELTKVLKKQGMKFYVSHKVKSVERNGDAVVVQAENAKGETITLEGDYSLVSVGRRPYTDGLNADKAGVKISDRGQVEVNDHLQTNVPNIYAIGDVVRGAMLAHKAEEEGVMVAEILAGQKPHIDYNLIPGVVYTWPEVAAVGQTEEQLKAAGVAYKSGSFPFKALGRARASADLDGFVKILADEKTDEVLGVHMIGARTADLIAEAVTAMEFKASAEDISRMSHAHPTFAEAVKEAALAATENRALHV; encoded by the coding sequence ATGAGTTCATTTGACGTAGTCATTATAGGTTCAGGTCCTGGAGGATATGTATCAGCAATTCGTTGCGCACAATTAGGTTTCAAAACTGCAATTGTAGAAAAATATAATTCATTAGGCGGAACTTGCCTTAACGTAGGTTGTATTCCTTCAAAAGCATTATTATCTTCTTCTCACCATTATTCAGAAATCGCTCATTTTGCAGATCACGGAATCGAAGTTTCTGGCGATGTAAAAATCAACTTAGAGAAAATGATTGCCCGCAAACAAGCTGTTGTAGATCAGACTGTAGGTGGAATCAACTACCTAATGGATAAAAATAAAATCACTGTTTTCAATGGTTTAGGATCTTTCGTAGATGCAACTCACATTGCTATTGCAAAAGCTGACGGAACATCTGAAACTATCGAAGCAAAATATACTGTAATTGCTACAGGTTCAAAACCATCTTCTTTGCCATTTATCAAAATTGATAAAGAAAGAATCATTACTTCTACTGAAGCTTTGGCTTTAAAAGAAGTTCCAAAACATTTAGTTATTATTGGTGGTGGAGTTATCGGAATCGAGCTTGGACAAGTTTACCTTCGCCTTGGCGCTCAAGTTTCTGTAGTTGAATTCATGGACAGAATCATTCCTGGAATGGACGGAGCTCTTTCTAAAGAATTGACTAAAGTATTGAAAAAACAAGGAATGAAATTCTACGTTTCTCACAAAGTAAAATCGGTTGAAAGAAATGGAGATGCTGTTGTCGTTCAAGCTGAAAATGCAAAAGGAGAAACAATCACTCTTGAGGGAGATTATTCATTAGTTTCTGTTGGTCGTCGTCCGTACACAGACGGATTAAACGCTGACAAAGCAGGAGTTAAAATCTCAGACAGAGGACAAGTTGAAGTAAATGATCATTTACAAACTAATGTTCCGAATATCTATGCAATTGGTGACGTTGTTCGTGGAGCGATGTTGGCGCATAAAGCAGAGGAAGAAGGAGTAATGGTTGCTGAAATTTTAGCAGGTCAAAAACCGCATATCGATTACAACTTAATTCCGGGTGTAGTGTACACTTGGCCAGAAGTTGCGGCAGTTGGACAAACTGAAGAGCAATTGAAAGCTGCAGGAGTTGCTTATAAATCTGGAAGTTTCCCTTTCAAAGCGTTAGGACGAGCAAGAGCAAGTGCTGACTTAGACGGATTTGTAAAAATCCTTGCTGATGAGAAAACAGATGAGGTTTTAGGAGTTCACATGATTGGTGCTCGTACAGCAGATTTAATTGCTGAAGCGGTTACAGCAATGGAATTCAAAGCTTCTGCTGAAGATATTTCAAGAATGAGCCACGCACACCCAACTTTCGCGGAAGCGGTAAAAGAAGCAGCTTTGGCAGCAACTGAAAACAGAGCTTTACACGTATAA
- the tilS gene encoding tRNA lysidine(34) synthetase TilS — MFSNFQNHIVSRFPFLAEKKLFLAVSGGLDSMVLLHLLKKMPYEIAVLHCNFQLRGLESFGDQEFIQDYCKENNIPFFTTQFDTKAFAEDYKLSTQVAARELRYNWFYEVLEEENFDYILTAHHADDNLETFIINLTRGTGLDGLTGIPEQNDKIIRPLLPFSREEILKYAEENNMEWREDSSNASNKYLRNKIRHDLIPILKEINPNFLNAFQKTQSYLQESQEMVEDASIMIYQQVAKEEGEDIHFDLNQLKKLPNYKSYLYQWLNEFGFSAWNDIYDLVKGQSGKQVLSEEFRLLKNRETLILSPISYEPKNEEFEIHENETEVNFPLKMRLCNVGHITIESNKSIFVDAEKIQFPLILRKWTEGDVFHPFGMQGKSKKVSKLFKDEKLSLIEKEKTWILCSNDQIVWVVGIRQDERFKIENTTNNILKIELQ, encoded by the coding sequence ATGTTTTCAAACTTTCAAAATCATATCGTTTCTCGTTTTCCATTTTTAGCAGAAAAAAAGCTTTTTCTGGCTGTCAGTGGCGGATTAGACAGTATGGTTTTGTTGCATTTGTTGAAAAAAATGCCTTATGAAATTGCCGTTTTACACTGTAATTTTCAGCTTCGCGGACTAGAAAGTTTTGGCGATCAGGAATTTATTCAGGATTACTGTAAGGAAAATAACATTCCGTTTTTCACTACCCAATTTGATACAAAAGCTTTTGCCGAAGATTATAAATTATCAACGCAAGTTGCCGCGCGTGAACTTCGATACAATTGGTTTTATGAGGTTTTGGAAGAAGAAAATTTCGATTATATTTTGACAGCACATCACGCTGATGATAATCTGGAAACCTTTATAATCAATTTAACCCGAGGAACTGGATTAGATGGATTAACTGGAATTCCAGAACAAAATGACAAAATTATTCGCCCGCTTTTGCCTTTTTCAAGAGAAGAAATTCTGAAATATGCCGAAGAAAATAATATGGAATGGCGCGAAGACAGCAGCAATGCTTCAAATAAATATCTACGAAATAAAATTCGTCATGACTTAATTCCGATTTTAAAAGAAATCAATCCTAATTTTTTGAATGCTTTTCAGAAAACGCAATCGTATTTGCAAGAATCGCAGGAAATGGTTGAAGATGCTTCGATTATGATTTATCAGCAGGTGGCAAAAGAAGAAGGGGAGGATATTCATTTTGATTTAAATCAGTTGAAAAAACTTCCGAATTATAAGTCCTATTTGTACCAATGGCTGAATGAATTTGGATTTTCGGCATGGAACGATATTTACGATTTGGTAAAAGGCCAATCAGGAAAACAAGTGCTTTCGGAAGAATTCAGATTGCTTAAAAACCGAGAAACTTTGATTTTGAGCCCTATTTCATACGAGCCTAAAAACGAAGAATTTGAAATTCATGAAAATGAGACAGAAGTTAATTTTCCCTTAAAAATGAGACTTTGTAACGTAGGTCACATAACAATAGAATCAAATAAGTCTATATTTGTGGATGCTGAAAAAATCCAGTTTCCTTTGATTCTACGTAAATGGACAGAAGGTGATGTTTTTCATCCTTTTGGAATGCAAGGAAAATCAAAAAAAGTGAGCAAGCTTTTTAAAGATGAAAAGCTGTCTCTGATAGAAAAAGAAAAAACATGGATTTTGTGCTCAAATGACCAAATTGTCTGGGTTGTTGGAATTAGGCAAGACGAGCGTTTTAAAATTGAAAATACCACAAATAATATACTAAAAATAGAACTGCAATAA
- a CDS encoding DUF4349 domain-containing protein, giving the protein MKTTAKLGLTTLIFILVLFSCKKADYATSEASADIAVMDSTAISSSAAVEKKDSKQKFIRTADIKFKVKNVVKSTYAIENATQKFGGFVTYTNLQSNIHDQIKTKISQDSTLETTKYSVENNITIRVPNTQLDTVLKTIAKQIDFLDFRVIKADDVSIKMLANQLSQKRNSISEKRVANAIDSKGKKINDIVEAENTLANKIAEKDNSTIENLSLQDQVNFSTITLQLYQNETIRQDVMASEKDSVAYKPNLGIQAIDALKSGWYILESILIFFINIWPIILISLGGFFLYKKYIKK; this is encoded by the coding sequence ATGAAAACAACTGCAAAATTAGGTTTGACAACTTTAATTTTTATTCTAGTATTATTTTCTTGCAAAAAAGCAGATTACGCTACGAGCGAAGCCTCCGCAGATATTGCCGTTATGGACAGCACTGCGATTTCATCATCGGCGGCGGTGGAAAAAAAGGACAGCAAACAGAAATTTATTCGAACCGCTGATATTAAGTTTAAGGTTAAAAATGTCGTCAAATCTACTTATGCAATTGAAAATGCTACTCAAAAATTCGGTGGATTTGTGACTTATACTAATCTACAAAGCAATATTCATGATCAGATTAAAACAAAAATCAGTCAAGACAGCACTTTAGAAACCACAAAATATTCAGTTGAAAACAACATTACGATCCGAGTTCCTAACACACAATTGGATACGGTACTAAAAACAATTGCCAAACAAATAGATTTTTTGGATTTCAGAGTCATCAAAGCCGATGATGTTTCCATAAAAATGTTGGCCAATCAGCTTTCACAGAAAAGAAACAGCATTTCTGAAAAAAGAGTCGCAAATGCAATCGATTCAAAAGGCAAAAAAATCAATGACATAGTTGAAGCCGAAAATACATTAGCAAATAAAATAGCCGAAAAAGACAATAGTACAATTGAAAATCTCTCTTTACAAGATCAAGTCAACTTTAGCACCATTACGTTGCAACTTTATCAAAACGAAACCATCAGACAAGATGTGATGGCAAGCGAAAAAGACAGCGTTGCTTATAAACCTAATTTAGGAATCCAGGCCATTGATGCTTTAAAAAGTGGCTGGTACATCTTGGAATCAATCTTGATTTTCTTTATTAATATTTGGCCGATCATTTTAATAAGCCTTGGAGGATTTTTTCTTTACAAGAAATACATCAAGAAATAA
- a CDS encoding protein-disulfide reductase DsbD family protein: protein MNFNQYRQAIMPKNYWSKSLLFLLFFLFSFAKSNAQVLEPVKWTSKIEKKSGNNAVLIFDGTIEKDWHMYSQFTPEGGPLALEIAFKNQKGNYELVGKAKEGKTRTAFNDVFGVNETFFEGKAHIEQEIKIINPNLKTVDVDFDFQVCKEVCINSNKKFSIAIPSTFNMEAVPAITEAKKDETKVVGIAVDTIAKAGDTAKVQVVKSNIEEPISKADMPAPAPARSLWSIFFFAFLGGFAALFTPCVFPMIPMTVSFFTKQSKSRAKGIRNAIIYGLSIIAIYVILGLIVTKIFGADALNALSTDVWFNLIFFVILIIFATSFLGAFEIMLPNSWANKADQQADKGGLIGILFMALALAIVSFSCTGPIVGTLLVEAASNGGIAPVVGMLGFSSALALPFMLFALFPGWLNSLPKSGGWLNTVKVVLGFLELALAFKFLSNADLVLQLHFLEREVFLAIWIAIFGALALYLFGKITLPHDSPIQHISVGRLYLGIISLIFTIYLIPGLWGAPLKLISAFPPPPQYSESPFGVGGSGNSSVNTGEIEGLPEGAELGPHGIMVFHDYEDGIAYAKKINKPIMLDFTGYACVNCRKMENNVWSDPSVLPILKNEVVLISLYVDDKRELPKDEQFVTKAGDEIITVGDKWTDFMISKYKTNTQPLYVLTDLEGNNLHTSKPTISYVSTQEYLQWLKEGIANFK from the coding sequence ATGAACTTTAATCAATACCGCCAAGCGATAATGCCAAAAAACTACTGGAGTAAATCTCTTTTATTTTTACTGTTTTTTCTTTTTTCATTTGCAAAAAGCAATGCTCAAGTTTTAGAGCCAGTAAAATGGACTTCGAAAATTGAAAAAAAATCAGGAAACAATGCTGTATTAATTTTTGATGGAACAATTGAAAAAGATTGGCACATGTACTCGCAATTTACGCCAGAAGGCGGGCCCTTGGCGCTAGAAATTGCTTTCAAAAATCAAAAAGGAAACTACGAATTAGTTGGAAAAGCTAAAGAAGGAAAAACCAGAACAGCTTTTAATGATGTTTTCGGAGTAAATGAAACTTTCTTTGAAGGTAAAGCGCATATCGAGCAAGAAATCAAGATTATCAATCCAAATTTAAAAACAGTTGATGTCGATTTTGATTTTCAGGTTTGTAAAGAGGTTTGCATCAATTCGAATAAAAAATTCTCAATTGCGATTCCGTCGACTTTCAATATGGAAGCTGTTCCAGCAATAACAGAGGCGAAAAAGGATGAGACAAAAGTAGTGGGAATTGCGGTGGATACTATTGCAAAAGCTGGAGATACAGCAAAAGTTCAAGTAGTAAAATCAAATATTGAAGAGCCAATTTCTAAAGCTGATATGCCTGCTCCAGCACCTGCAAGAAGTTTATGGTCTATCTTTTTCTTTGCGTTTTTAGGTGGTTTTGCGGCTTTATTTACGCCTTGCGTTTTCCCAATGATCCCAATGACGGTAAGCTTTTTTACAAAACAAAGCAAAAGCAGAGCAAAAGGAATCAGAAATGCAATTATTTACGGATTATCAATCATCGCGATTTATGTAATTCTAGGATTGATTGTAACTAAGATATTTGGTGCTGATGCTTTAAATGCGTTATCTACCGATGTTTGGTTTAACTTAATCTTCTTTGTCATTCTAATTATTTTTGCAACTTCGTTTTTGGGAGCTTTTGAAATTATGTTGCCGAATTCATGGGCAAACAAGGCAGATCAACAAGCTGACAAAGGTGGCTTGATTGGTATATTGTTTATGGCTTTGGCTTTGGCAATCGTATCATTTTCATGTACAGGACCAATCGTTGGAACTTTATTAGTTGAAGCGGCATCAAATGGAGGAATTGCTCCAGTTGTTGGAATGTTAGGTTTCTCTTCTGCATTAGCACTTCCGTTTATGTTGTTTGCATTGTTTCCAGGATGGTTGAATTCATTGCCAAAATCTGGTGGCTGGTTGAATACGGTAAAAGTTGTTTTAGGATTTTTAGAATTGGCTTTAGCGTTCAAATTCTTATCAAACGCTGACTTGGTGTTGCAATTGCATTTCTTAGAAAGAGAAGTCTTCCTTGCAATTTGGATAGCCATTTTTGGAGCTTTGGCATTATATTTATTTGGAAAAATCACATTGCCTCACGACAGCCCAATTCAGCATATTTCAGTTGGAAGATTGTATTTAGGGATTATATCCTTAATATTTACTATTTATTTGATACCTGGACTTTGGGGAGCGCCACTGAAATTAATCAGTGCATTTCCACCACCACCACAATATAGCGAAAGCCCATTTGGAGTTGGAGGTTCTGGAAACTCTAGCGTGAATACTGGAGAAATAGAAGGTCTTCCTGAAGGAGCAGAATTAGGCCCGCACGGAATAATGGTTTTTCATGATTATGAGGATGGTATAGCTTATGCAAAAAAAATCAACAAACCAATTATGCTTGATTTTACGGGTTATGCATGCGTAAATTGTCGAAAAATGGAAAATAATGTTTGGTCTGATCCTTCGGTTTTGCCAATTTTAAAAAATGAAGTGGTTTTGATTTCTCTTTATGTTGATGACAAAAGAGAGCTTCCAAAAGATGAACAATTTGTGACAAAAGCAGGGGATGAAATCATTACAGTGGGCGATAAATGGACTGATTTTATGATTTCAAAATATAAAACGAATACACAGCCTTTATATGTACTTACTGATTTAGAAGGGAATAATTTGCATACTTCTAAACCAACAATTAGCTATGTTAGTACGCAAGAATACTTGCAATGGCTAAAAGAAGGAATTGCGAATTTTAAATAG
- a CDS encoding lipocalin family protein, translating into MKNKYIAPILLGAGIVAVLYSCGSTIPKKAVAVTNFDKAKYLGKWYEIARLDYKWEKDLNNVTAEYSLNDNGTIKVDNKGYDVKKDKWEESIGKAKFVKKDNIGMLKVSFFGPFYAGYNVIAVDQDYKYALVAGESLKYMWILSRETTITESVKADFLIKAQEIGYKISDLIWVKHDKTN; encoded by the coding sequence ATGAAAAATAAATATATAGCTCCAATTCTTCTTGGAGCGGGAATCGTAGCGGTACTTTATTCCTGCGGTTCTACAATTCCTAAAAAAGCGGTTGCCGTAACCAACTTTGATAAGGCAAAATATTTAGGAAAATGGTATGAAATCGCAAGGTTAGATTATAAATGGGAAAAAGATTTAAATAACGTCACCGCCGAGTATTCGCTGAATGACAATGGCACTATAAAAGTTGATAATAAGGGCTATGATGTCAAAAAAGACAAATGGGAGGAAAGTATCGGGAAAGCCAAGTTTGTCAAAAAGGACAATATTGGTATGCTTAAGGTCTCATTTTTTGGTCCTTTTTATGCTGGATACAATGTTATCGCAGTAGATCAAGATTATAAATATGCTCTTGTTGCAGGCGAAAGTTTGAAGTATATGTGGATACTTTCAAGAGAAACTACAATTACTGAAAGTGTTAAAGCTGATTTTCTGATTAAAGCCCAAGAAATTGGATACAAGATTTCTGATTTAATTTGGGTAAAACATGACAAAACAAATTAA
- a CDS encoding anthranilate synthase component I family protein, whose translation MRVSIHKHISNPEQFKQQLLTWSQQFREIVFLDSNSYPQEYSSFDCLLAVDAFTSVKTDFQNAFEDLKQYQQTTKDWLFGYLSYDLKNDIEDLKSDNFDGLDFPDLFFFQPKKIFLLKENQLEIQYLLLCDDELEDDFSEIVESQKSKVESVPSLEIQQRISKDLYVEKVNKMLEHIHKGDMYEANFCMEFFAENATINPLEKFQKLNEISKAPFSVFFKNNKQFLLSASPERYLKKVGDKIISQPIKGTSKRFIDSIEDKKSKHFLENDAKERAENIMITDLVRNDLSHTAQKGSVEVEELCGIYSFLQVHQMISTITSKLDKQYSPVDVLKTTFPMGSMTGAPKISVMKIIENLEETKRGLYSGAIGYFTPEDDFDFNVVIRSILYNQENKYVSFSVGSAITSLSIPEKEYEECLLKAKAMYEVLR comes from the coding sequence TTGAGAGTTTCTATTCATAAACATATTTCCAATCCAGAACAATTCAAACAACAGCTTTTAACCTGGTCGCAGCAGTTTCGCGAGATTGTTTTTCTGGACAGCAATTCATATCCTCAGGAATATTCAAGTTTTGACTGTCTGCTGGCTGTTGACGCATTTACGTCTGTAAAAACCGATTTTCAAAACGCTTTTGAAGATTTAAAGCAATATCAGCAAACTACAAAAGATTGGCTTTTTGGCTATCTTTCTTATGATTTAAAAAATGATATCGAAGATTTAAAATCGGATAATTTTGACGGACTCGATTTTCCGGATTTGTTTTTCTTTCAACCTAAAAAAATATTTTTATTGAAAGAAAACCAACTTGAAATTCAGTATTTATTGCTTTGTGACGACGAACTTGAAGATGATTTTAGTGAAATAGTCGAAAGTCAAAAGTCGAAAGTCGAAAGTGTGCCATCTTTAGAAATTCAGCAACGAATTTCGAAAGATTTGTATGTTGAAAAAGTAAATAAAATGCTGGAACATATTCACAAAGGCGATATGTATGAAGCTAATTTTTGCATGGAATTTTTTGCTGAGAACGCGACTATAAATCCATTAGAAAAATTTCAGAAATTGAATGAAATATCAAAAGCGCCATTTTCGGTTTTCTTTAAAAACAATAAACAATTTCTGTTGTCGGCTTCGCCAGAAAGATATCTGAAAAAAGTAGGAGATAAAATAATTTCGCAGCCCATAAAAGGAACCTCAAAACGTTTTATAGATTCTATCGAAGATAAAAAATCAAAACATTTTTTGGAAAACGACGCAAAAGAACGTGCAGAAAATATCATGATTACTGATTTAGTTCGGAATGACCTTTCGCATACGGCGCAAAAAGGATCTGTTGAGGTTGAGGAGCTTTGTGGGATTTATTCGTTTTTGCAAGTGCATCAAATGATTTCAACAATTACTTCGAAATTAGACAAACAATATTCGCCTGTCGATGTTTTAAAAACAACTTTTCCGATGGGAAGCATGACCGGCGCGCCAAAAATTTCGGTGATGAAAATCATTGAAAATCTGGAAGAGACTAAACGCGGTCTTTATAGTGGCGCAATTGGTTATTTTACTCCCGAAGACGATTTTGATTTTAATGTTGTAATCAGAAGTATTTTATACAATCAAGAAAATAAATATGTTTCGTTTTCCGTTGGAAGTGCCATAACATCGCTTTCAATTCCTGAAAAAGAATACGAAGAATGTTTGCTGAAAGCGAAAGCAATGTACGAAGTTTTACGATGA
- a CDS encoding DoxX family membrane protein, with amino-acid sequence MKIATIIVRVLIGLLLLFASISFFFHLMPAEPATNNDFKAFNTGLMASTYLMPLAKSIELLCGIAFVTGRYVTLANILILPITVNILFINYFLTPEGLPIAGLLFLGNLFLIYRYWDNYKSVFTA; translated from the coding sequence ATGAAAATTGCTACTATTATTGTCCGTGTTTTAATTGGTCTTTTGTTGCTTTTTGCTTCCATTAGTTTTTTCTTTCACTTAATGCCAGCAGAACCAGCCACCAATAATGATTTTAAAGCCTTTAATACAGGTTTAATGGCTTCTACTTATTTAATGCCCTTGGCTAAATCAATTGAATTGCTTTGCGGAATTGCATTTGTAACAGGACGTTATGTAACATTAGCTAATATTTTGATCTTGCCTATTACGGTAAATATCTTGTTTATCAATTATTTCCTGACGCCAGAAGGCCTGCCAATCGCCGGATTATTATTTCTAGGCAACTTATTTTTGATTTACAGATATTGGGATAATTACAAAAGTGTTTTTACAGCTTAA